TGTTATTCGCTTCCCCTCATCTCCTTACCTCTGAGAGCAGAGAGAATCATGGATGCTGCTAGAACAGCCATTGAGACGCCGAATGCGGCCTTCATTCCCATCATGAATCCGGTAGCAAGTCCGCCTATGATGCTGCTAGTTCCCATGAAGATTTGGAAGGCGAGCTGCCTGGGAATGGAGAGGGAAGAAACACTTATTGCTAGAACGTAGCTAAGCAGCATTCCAACGTTAGCAAGAGTTCTCTGTATTCCACTGGCACCTCCGTAATACCCTTTTGATGCATTTGCCATTATTGCACTGTTGTTTGCTGGATAGAAGAGAGCCGATCCCACTCCTCCTATGATTGATGCCAGAACAATTGTGGAGAAGGGGGTAGAAGGGGAAAGTGCTGTCAGATAGAAGAGAATGCTGATCATCATCATTCCTATACCAAGTGTTGCCGGAATCCTCGATCCTATTCTATCGGAGAGCCTGCCTGAAAACGGTGCTATTGCGCTGGCAACGAGATAGCCTGGAACGAGAAGGAGAGATGTCTGAAAGGGTGTTAGCCCTCTTATGCCCTGGAGGTACATAGTTAATATGAACGATATGGAGATGTAGCCCATGCTCTGAAAGAATGAAGCAAGAATTGCGGCAGTTAGAAGCCTGTTTCTAAATGCCTTAGTATCTATGATGGGCATTTCCTGCCTAGGTTCAATAATGAATATCATTAGCGCGAAGATGATGATGCCGAGCAGAATGAGAACTGCGCTCTGCATCGTGACTCCAACTCCAGCTATTTCAGAGCTTCCAAGGGATATGAGAATGAGGGAAAGTATCATTGTTATTGTTCCAGGAATGTCAAATTTTCTCCTTATCCTCTCTCCAGCCTTTAGATACCGTGTTCCCAGAAAAAGGGCAATTATGCCCAGAGGAACATTTATGTAAAATATATATCGCCATCCGAGCGCTGTTGTAATGAAGCCTCCGAGGACTATTCCAAGAGTGGATCCTATGTTCCATCCTATGGATGTGTATCCAAATGCTCTTCCTCTGAGATTAGGAGGATAGTGATCTGCTATTACTGCTCCAGAAGTAGATTGCATCATGGCTCCTCCAATAGCCTGAATAGACCTGAATGCCAGAAGGAAGTTCATGTTGGGAGATGCACCACATAGGGCTGAGCCAACTGTGAAAATTAGAAAGCCCAAGTTGTATACCTTGGACCTACCTACATTGTCTCCTAGCCTTCCAAGCTGGGCACTTAGAGAGGAAATAACAATTATGTATATCATTATGAGCCAGCCTGCCATTTCAAGGTTTGTATGAAGCTCATCTACGATGGTTGGAATTGCAAGGATAACTATGGTGCTATCTATGGCAGACATCATAACTCCTAGAAAAACCACGAGAAGGGCTAGCTCTCTGCTTGTTGCTCTCTCCATTATGAGCTTCGCCTTCCATTCATCAAGATAATAGTGCGAATTTGAATGAAGTCTTAGACCTAATATTCGTTCTGCATCTATTTTCTATTAATAACTAATTGATAGCTGCATTCTTGAAAAGGACTCTTCCCCAAAGCTTGAAGACCCTTTATCTAGGAATACACTCATCATAGGGGTCAGAACAGCTTTTTAACCTTGATTAAAGAGCTTATATATGAGGGCCGGTAGCTCAGCTGGAAGAGCGCTGCCCTCGCACGGCAGAGGTCCCGGGTTCAAGTCCCGGCCGGTCCACTATTTTTTCTGCTATGAGCAATATCATGGCTTGGATGTGATGCGCCTTGACCAAGATAAGGCTTCCTCTTCCAAGAAAATTAACAGCAATGAGTGTTGAGGAGGCTCTTCTTCTTAGAAGAAGTGTTAGGTCTTTCCTGGATGATCCGCTTACTCTAGATGAGCTTTCTCTCCTGCTCTGGGCTGCTGGGGGTCGTGTAGGGAAAGAAGAAAATAGGAGAACTGCTCCAAGCGCCGGGGCAACATATCCATTGCTGATCCTCTGCTTCGTCGGACCGAACTCTATTGTTGGAGGTCAGAGGATTGACGCTGGAGTCTATAGGTATGAATGGAAGGATCATTCACTGGAAATGATTATTGAGGGGGATCGCAGGAAGGAGCTCGCTAGAGCAGCTCTTGGCCAAAGGTTCATATATGAAGCCCCGATTTCAATTGCCATATTTGCAGATTATTCGAAAACGACTAGATATTATGGGGAACGCGGCTACAGATATGTTCACATGGAAGCTGGGCATGTTGGTGAGAATATCTATTTAATGGCCACAGCTCTCAACCTGGGAACTGTGGCTGTTGGCGCTTTTGATGATGAGGAGGTTATGAGGATAACGGGCATTAAGGAGCTGCCTCTGTATATATTTCCCATTGGAAGGCCTAGATTGAATGAAAGGAGAACTTTGGAGGCTGATGAAATGTTGATGCAGAGATAGATGATTAGAAGCTGGAGAATAGGTGGGGGGAGATTTCTTGTCAGTTGAGTGCAATGAGATAGAGCTCTTTGTTCTGCGATTTTCTGAGGACTCTCCATCTGCCAGCACCGGAGTGAAGCTGTATAGGTTGGGACTTGCAAGGAGAATAGGTCTGGAGAGGGCATCAAAGATCAGGGGAATATTTCTGGATCCTTTTTCTTCAATTCCAATCTCCAGAGAAGATCTATCCTATGCGAGAAGCATAATAGTTGTTGACAGATCTTGGAATGTCTTGGAGAGGGAGAGGAGGATGCCTCTGAGGACGGGGAAGGGTACTAGGAGGCGGCTGCCTTTCCTCATAGCATCGAACCCAATAAACTATGCTAAGGCCTACAAGCTCAGCAGCGTCGAGGCACTTGCCGCTGCTTTATTCATTCTGGGATGTGAGGAGAGAGCGAAAGAGCTGATGTCAAAGTTCAAATGGGGACAAAATTTCTTTTCTCTCAATGGAAGATTGCTAGAGAGGTACAGAAATTCCTTGAATTTGCATGATTTGCTGAGGGCAGAGGAGGAGGAAACTGAAAAGTTTCTTGGAGGTGATATGAGAGGTGAAGGTTCTAGTTGAAGGTGGCAGTAGAATTCACCTTGGCTTTTACA
The window above is part of the Fervidicoccaceae archaeon genome. Proteins encoded here:
- a CDS encoding MFS transporter, which translates into the protein MERATSRELALLVVFLGVMMSAIDSTIVILAIPTIVDELHTNLEMAGWLIMIYIIVISSLSAQLGRLGDNVGRSKVYNLGFLIFTVGSALCGASPNMNFLLAFRSIQAIGGAMMQSTSGAVIADHYPPNLRGRAFGYTSIGWNIGSTLGIVLGGFITTALGWRYIFYINVPLGIIALFLGTRYLKAGERIRRKFDIPGTITMILSLILISLGSSEIAGVGVTMQSAVLILLGIIIFALMIFIIEPRQEMPIIDTKAFRNRLLTAAILASFFQSMGYISISFILTMYLQGIRGLTPFQTSLLLVPGYLVASAIAPFSGRLSDRIGSRIPATLGIGMMMISILFYLTALSPSTPFSTIVLASIIGGVGSALFYPANNSAIMANASKGYYGGASGIQRTLANVGMLLSYVLAISVSSLSIPRQLAFQIFMGTSSIIGGLATGFMMGMKAAFGVSMAVLAASMILSALRGKEMRGSE
- a CDS encoding SagB/ThcOx family dehydrogenase, producing MTKIRLPLPRKLTAMSVEEALLLRRSVRSFLDDPLTLDELSLLLWAAGGRVGKEENRRTAPSAGATYPLLILCFVGPNSIVGGQRIDAGVYRYEWKDHSLEMIIEGDRRKELARAALGQRFIYEAPISIAIFADYSKTTRYYGERGYRYVHMEAGHVGENIYLMATALNLGTVAVGAFDDEEVMRITGIKELPLYIFPIGRPRLNERRTLEADEMLMQR
- a CDS encoding DUF367 family protein, encoding MSVECNEIELFVLRFSEDSPSASTGVKLYRLGLARRIGLERASKIRGIFLDPFSSIPISREDLSYARSIIVVDRSWNVLERERRMPLRTGKGTRRRLPFLIASNPINYAKAYKLSSVEALAAALFILGCEERAKELMSKFKWGQNFFSLNGRLLERYRNSLNLHDLLRAEEEETEKFLGGDMRGEGSS